In Halobacillus amylolyticus, the following proteins share a genomic window:
- a CDS encoding toprim domain-containing protein: protein MAKHVSADQVEVARNVDLIDYLERKGEPLKKEGRYYRHQVHDSLVFKDQMYAWNSRDEKGNGVINFAKMFYGMSFPEAVLDLNSQDYKLKSKVQEQKPKEPYQYPSHYEVNDRTKAKDYLTNERNIHPKIINWLESKDLIAQDKLGNVVFKWKHQGEIVGSDRQGTSPMKDGRIFKGIDRNSHGSAGFSVDIGKPNSIHLFESPIDALSYWSIKKEKLQNTRLVSMSGLKRQTMIDEIKRIGKEGYKVKKITFCTDNDKAGREFANKYHDLISNNLSSLDLPKRNDWNEELMNNSYFVNMNFKQNNFPRNR, encoded by the coding sequence ATGGCCAAACATGTAAGCGCGGACCAAGTGGAGGTTGCTCGTAATGTGGATCTCATAGACTATCTGGAGCGTAAAGGGGAGCCATTGAAGAAAGAGGGACGATATTATCGCCATCAAGTCCATGACAGCCTAGTGTTTAAAGACCAAATGTATGCCTGGAACTCTAGAGATGAAAAAGGAAATGGAGTCATTAACTTTGCCAAAATGTTTTATGGGATGAGCTTTCCAGAGGCTGTATTAGACTTGAATTCGCAAGATTATAAACTGAAATCTAAAGTCCAAGAGCAAAAACCTAAAGAACCTTATCAATACCCTTCCCACTATGAAGTGAACGATAGGACAAAGGCTAAAGATTATCTAACGAATGAAAGGAATATTCATCCTAAGATTATTAACTGGCTAGAGAGTAAAGACTTAATTGCCCAGGACAAGCTCGGGAATGTGGTCTTTAAGTGGAAGCACCAGGGAGAGATTGTAGGATCGGATCGCCAAGGAACTTCTCCAATGAAAGACGGGCGAATCTTCAAAGGCATTGATAGGAACAGCCATGGTTCGGCAGGGTTTTCGGTGGATATAGGTAAACCCAATTCCATCCACCTTTTTGAAAGCCCGATCGATGCGCTGTCTTATTGGAGTATTAAGAAGGAAAAGCTGCAGAACACTCGACTAGTTTCCATGTCTGGGCTTAAGCGCCAGACTATGATTGATGAAATTAAAAGGATAGGGAAGGAGGGCTATAAGGTGAAGAAAATAACTTTTTGTACGGATAATGATAAAGCAGGAAGGGAATTTGCTAATAAATATCATGATTTAATTTCAAACAATTTATCAAGTTTAGATTTACCTAAAAGAAATGACTGGAATGAGGAGCTAATGAATAATTCTTACTTTGTAAATATGAATTTCAAACAAAACAATTTTCCAAGGAATAGATGA
- a CDS encoding ImmA/IrrE family metallo-endopeptidase: MEAIADNNNIQIVGPYEELGAAKGVSYTGRGEVALNPRNSERQDTKTLLHELTHAKLHTKENINDYTKPEKEFQAEMTAYTVASYFNIDTSDYSLDYLHHWTKDHEFKDHEKLLQEVQSTAKEFITTIEESLDQEKEGEKTMSIKEQKHEVEEEKQEREKLPSERLRDMYRSQVSKDDKDNGPFVKEEKAEEEYSHQDFKDAYKKELMNFIEPTVGKELDKDENNDRQERLNQMRAFQETHSKEDVYQLKKESLQELKELPLTDRGEQRLSQIERKLDREFNEEKEKESTTSEMKNGGNKKTFQQKEKQKEKVEVER; the protein is encoded by the coding sequence ATGGAGGCTATAGCAGATAACAATAATATTCAAATTGTAGGGCCTTATGAAGAGTTAGGAGCAGCTAAAGGCGTCAGTTACACAGGGAGAGGAGAAGTAGCTCTTAACCCACGTAACTCGGAGCGACAAGATACAAAGACGCTGTTACATGAACTCACTCATGCAAAGCTTCATACAAAGGAAAATATAAATGACTACACCAAACCAGAGAAAGAATTTCAGGCGGAAATGACAGCTTATACCGTTGCTTCATATTTCAATATTGATACCAGTGATTACTCATTGGATTATCTGCATCATTGGACCAAGGATCATGAATTTAAAGACCATGAAAAGCTATTACAAGAAGTTCAGTCAACAGCAAAAGAATTCATAACTACCATTGAAGAATCATTGGACCAAGAAAAGGAAGGGGAGAAAACAATGAGTATTAAAGAACAAAAGCATGAAGTGGAAGAGGAGAAACAAGAAAGAGAGAAGTTACCATCAGAAAGACTTCGAGATATGTACCGAAGCCAAGTGAGCAAGGATGATAAGGATAACGGGCCTTTTGTGAAGGAAGAAAAGGCCGAAGAGGAATATTCTCATCAAGACTTCAAAGACGCTTATAAAAAAGAGCTTATGAATTTTATTGAACCTACAGTCGGAAAAGAATTGGATAAAGATGAAAACAATGACCGGCAAGAACGCTTAAATCAGATGCGTGCTTTTCAAGAGACTCACAGTAAAGAAGATGTGTACCAGCTTAAGAAAGAATCTCTTCAAGAATTAAAAGAATTACCATTAACGGATCGTGGAGAGCAGAGATTATCTCAAATTGAAAGAAAGCTGGACAGAGAGTTCAATGAAGAGAAAGAAAAAGAAAGCACCACTTCGGAAATGAAGAATGGAGGGAATAAGAAGACATTTCAGCAGAAGGAAAAGCAAAAAGAAAAAGTAGAGGTTGAACGCTAG
- a CDS encoding DNA methyltransferase family protein yields MEETVIKCKLRVQKHGEVFTPKKIIKKMLDIKGVKEACESLPTTFLEPSAGEGAFLVAILERKLKIVIKHYNDDLVRFENYSLLALTSLYGIELLEDNAQTCVLNMFQVYYDIYQEQVQLHNGKLKKKVLDSAKEIISSNIRQGNFLTRETIDGNPLVFSEWSPINMKKTTKNIKIQRTEYTLDEIYENVEKESGKAINRSINKTTQQQKQLDMFDLLEEDVVESENEIPKEMRYIPVNIIDVYKSEMEEADG; encoded by the coding sequence TTGGAAGAGACAGTTATTAAATGCAAACTTCGTGTTCAGAAACATGGAGAAGTTTTTACACCGAAGAAAATAATTAAAAAAATGTTGGACATAAAAGGCGTAAAAGAAGCTTGTGAAAGTTTACCTACAACTTTTTTAGAACCATCTGCCGGGGAAGGAGCTTTTCTCGTTGCCATTCTTGAAAGAAAACTAAAGATAGTTATTAAACATTATAATGATGATTTGGTCCGATTTGAGAATTACTCCCTGTTAGCGTTAACAAGCCTTTATGGGATTGAATTATTAGAAGATAATGCTCAGACGTGTGTGTTAAATATGTTTCAAGTCTATTATGATATCTATCAAGAACAAGTCCAACTCCATAACGGAAAGTTAAAGAAAAAGGTATTAGATAGTGCTAAAGAAATCATTTCATCTAATATAAGGCAAGGAAATTTTTTAACCAGGGAAACGATAGATGGTAATCCATTAGTATTTAGTGAATGGTCTCCAATTAATATGAAGAAAACAACTAAAAACATTAAAATACAGAGAACAGAATACACTTTAGATGAAATATATGAAAATGTAGAAAAAGAATCAGGAAAGGCTATCAATAGATCCATAAATAAAACCACTCAACAACAAAAACAATTAGATATGTTTGATTTATTAGAAGAAGATGTTGTTGAGAGTGAAAATGAAATTCCCAAAGAGATGCGCTATATACCTGTTAATATAATAGATGTTTATAAATCTGAAATGGAGGAAGCCGATGGATAA